In Thermothelomyces thermophilus ATCC 42464 chromosome 4, complete sequence, a single genomic region encodes these proteins:
- a CDS encoding glycoside hydrolase family 55 protein (CAZy_ID 267791), with amino-acid sequence MRLLLPALLAVAGFVGTVKGHWLGEISHQGFAPFAGANYPVFRNVKDYGARGDGVTDDTAAINAAINAGNPCNRGCASTTQTPAVIYFPAGTYLISSSIKPAYFTQLIGDASSRPTLKATPNFAGFGLIDSNPYYTEVLNWKSQNVFFRQIRNFVIDTTNIPPATAATGIHWPTSQATSLQNIVFNMPATPDVVHVGLFMEEGSGGFLTDLEFNGGATGASMGNQQFTMRNMKFNNCKTAIIQIWDWGWTYSGLSINNCQVGIDMSNGNTMNVGSITLIDSSFTNVPVAILTSWTENPNPATVESLVMENVVLDNVPVAVQGPNGRTLLAGGSTTINGWGIGHSYGSSGPTSFAGPVTPNSRPGILLNNGRYFTRSKPQYESVPVSSFLSVRSAGAKGDASTDDTAALQNAINTAVSQNKILFLDYGIYRVTSTISIPPGAKIVGETYPVIMSSGAFFNDINNPKPVVQVGKSGQQGQVELTDFIVSTQGRQAGAICIEWNLASDAGNPSGMWDVHVRIGGFTGTQQQVAQCPKTPGNPAVNDNCLVAYMGMHVTKGASGLYMENVWIWTADHDIDDAQNTQITIYAGRGLLTESENGPLWLWGTGSEHFVLYQYQFAGTKNIFMGQIQTETPYYQPTPNALVPFPVASALRDPDFQAQCAGVEGNCAAAWGLRVVDSSDVLVYGAGLYSFFSDYSTACSTFDAGQTCQQRITSVEGSATNVNLYNLNTIGTREMLTRDGRRVAWYADNQNTFASNVAVYKSN; translated from the exons ATGCGACTGCTCCTCCCAGCATTGCTGGCTGTTGCCGGCTTCGTGGGGACGGTGAAGGGACACTGGCTCGGGGAGATCTCTC ATCAGGGTTTTGCTCCGTTTGCCGGGGCCAACTATCCCGTCTTCCGCAACGTTAAGGACTACGGCGCAAGAG GTGATGGCGTAACGGACGATACGGCAGCCATCAATGCCGCCATCAACGCCGGAAACCCTTGCAACAGGGGCTGT GCGTCGACGACCCAAACCCCAGCAGTGATCTACTTTCCCGCCGGCACATACCTGATCTCTTCGTCCATCAAGCCGGCCTACTTCACCCAGCTCATCGGCGATGCTTCGTCTCGGCCAACGCTCAAGGCGACGCCCAACTTTGCCGGGTTCGGTCTCATTGACAGCAATCCCTACTACACCGAGGTGCTGAACTGGAAGTCTCAAAATGTCTTCTTCCGCCAGATCCGCAACTTTGTCATCGACACGACCAACATCCCGCCCGCAACGGCTGCCACCGGTATTCACTGGCCGACGTCTCAGGCGACCAGCCTCCAGAACATTGTGTTCAACATGCCCGCCACACCCGACGTCGTCCACGTCGGCCTGTTCATGGAAGAAGGAAGCGGGGGCTTCTTGACTGACCTGGAGTTTAACGGTGGTGCCACTGGTGCCAGTATGGGAAACCAACAATTCACCATGCGGAATATGAAGTTCAACAACTGCAAGACGG CCATCATCCAAATTTGGGACTGGGGTTGGACGTATTCCGGCCTGTCCATCAACAACTGCCAGGTCGGTATTGACATGTCGAACGGCAACACGATGAACGTGGGCTCGATCACCCTGATTGACAGCAGCTTCACCAACGTGCCTGTTGCCATCCTCACCTCTTGGACCGAGAACCCGAACCCTGCCACGGTCGAGAGTCTGGTGATGGAGAACGTGGTACTGGACAACGTGCCCGTCGCCGTCCAGGGACCAAACGGAAGAACCCTGCTCGCCGGCGGGTCGACGACAATCAACGGCTGGGGCATCGGCCACAGCTACGGCTCCTCCGGCCCTACCTCGTTCGCCGGTCCAGTAACTCCCAACTCGCGCCCGGGAATCCTCCTCAATAACGGGCGGTACTTCACTCGCTCCAAGCCGCAGTACGAGAGCGTGCCCGTCTCGTCCTTCCTGTCGGTTCGGTCGGCGGGAGCCAAGGGCGACGCCTCGACGGATGACACGGCGGCGCTCCAGAACGCCATCAACACAGCTGTGTCTCAGAACAAGATCCTCTTCCTCGACTACGGCATCTACCGCGTGACCAGCACCATCAGCATCCCGCCCGGCGCCAAGATCGTGGGCGAGACATACCCCGTCATCATGTCGTCCGGCGCCTTCTTCAACGACATAAACAACCCCAAGCCCGTGGTCCAGGTCGGCAAGTCGGGCCAGCAGGGCCAGGTCGAGCTGACCGACTTTATCGTCTCGACGCAGGGGAGGCAAGCGGGGGCGATCTGCATCGAATGGAACCTCGCCAGCGACGCCGGCAACCCCAGCGGCATGTGGGACGTCCATGTGCGCATCGGTGGCTTCACCGGTACGCAGCAGCAGGTCGCCCAATGCCCCAAGACGCCGGGCAACCCGGCCGTCAACGACAACTGCCTCGTGGCCTATATGGGCATGCACGTCACCAAGGGAGCAAGCGGGCTATACATGGAGAATGTGTGGATCTG GACTGCCGACCACGATATCGATGATGCTCAGAACACCCAAATCACCATCTATGCCGGCCGTGGTCTCC TAACCGAATCCGAAAACGGTCCCCTCTGGCTCTGGGGCACGGGTTCGGAGCACTTTGTGCTCTACCAGTACCAGTTCGCCGGCACCAAGAACATCTTCATGGGCCAGATCCAGACCGAGACGCCCTACTACCAGCCGACCCCGAACGCGCTGGTGCCCTTCCCGGTGGCGTCGGCGTTGCGCGACCCGGATTTCCAGGCGCAGTGCGCGGGCGTCGAGGGCAACTGCGCGGCGGCGTGGGGCCTGCGCGTCGTCGACTCGAGCGACGTGCTGGTGTACGGCGCCGGGCTGTACTCGTTCTTCAGCGACTACAGCACCGCCTGCTCGACGTTTGACGCCGGGCAGACGTGCCAGCAGCGCATCACCTCCGTCGAGGGCTCCGCCACCAACGTCAACCTGTACAACCTCAACACGATCGGGACGCGCGAGATGCTGACGCGGGATGGGAGGCGGGTCGCTTGGTACGCGGATAACCAGAACACCTTTGCGTCCAACGTGGCGGTGTACAAGAGCAACTGA